The Ramlibacter pinisoli genome segment GTCGCCTGCCTGGGAGGAGTCGGTGGTGCTGGCCATGCACCGGCTGTCGCGCACGCCGCGCTCGCTGCGGGACGACAGCTACGAGGAGAACCCGGAATGGGAACGCCTGCACCGGCAGTTCCACCGCGCCCTGCTGGCCGGCTGCGAATCGCCGCTGCTCCTGGGCTTCTGCGAGCAGCTGTACGAACAGGCCTACCGCTACCGCCAGCTGGCCGCGCGCAAGGCCTACCGGCAACGCAACGAGCTCGACGAGCACGAGGCGCTGTCGAAGGCCGCGATGGCGGGCGACCTGGTGCGCGCGCGCGCACTGCTGACGGCGCACTACGAGCGCACCG includes the following:
- a CDS encoding GntR family transcriptional regulator; protein product: MPEATTLIRTAYDRLRTDVLDGAWPPGSKLVLQQLKERYEVGASPLREALNRLASEGWVVHHEQRGFSVAEASDASLRDLVRTRTAVESLALEQAIARRSPAWEESVVLAMHRLSRTPRSLRDDSYEENPEWERLHRQFHRALLAGCESPLLLGFCEQLYEQAYRYRQLAARKAYRQRNELDEHEALSKAAMAGDLVRARALLTAHYERTAGFLEPAAALKAA